A single Lactuca sativa cultivar Salinas chromosome 8, Lsat_Salinas_v11, whole genome shotgun sequence DNA region contains:
- the LOC111909593 gene encoding G-type lectin S-receptor-like serine/threonine-protein kinase At1g34300, translating to MSSDDTGEIAAISVTVSVVVVVVKIAIIVYVCNKRSKMQTEQFRNDSRFIPLTMVKFLDDMEREKPIRFTSQQLRIATENFSILLGSGGFGTVYKGLFSNGTAVAVKVLNGTSDKRIEEQFMAEVSTMGRTHHFNLVRLYGFCFESSLRALVYEFMVNGSLDNHLFKASKGPIIGFEQLYEIGLGTARGIAYLHEECPQRIVHYDIKPGNILLDSKFCAKVADFGLAKLCNRDNTHITMTGGRGTPGYAAPELWLPLPVSHKCDVYSFGMLLFEIIGRRRNMDVRLADSQQWFPIWVWGKYEKKELKDLMMVCAIEEKDHEAVERMLKVALCCVQYRPETRPVMSIVVKMLEGALPVPEPLNPFSYLFSGVNEVDDSLARLAWNDGGSDWSSSDVNTKSTVVAGTPLMKRHEITMASE from the exons ATGTCAAGTGATGATACTGGTGAGATCGCGGCTATTAGTGTTACCGTTTCTGTCGTCG TTGTTGTGGTGAAGATAGCCATCATTGTATATGTATGCAATAAACGATCTAAGATGCAAACGGAGCAATTCAGAAACGACTCCCGTTTTATTCCCCTGACTATGGTTAAATTTCTGGATGACATGGAAAGAGAAAAACCCATTCGATTCACTTCTCAACAGTTAAGAATAGCAACAGAAAACTTCAGTATATTATTGGGTTCAGGTGGGTTCGGGACAGTTTACAAGGGTCTTTTCAGCAACGGCACAGCTGTCGCCGTGAAAGTACTAAACGGAACCTCCGACAAGAGAATTGAAGAGCAATTCATGGCGGAAGTAAGCACAATGGGAAGAACCCATCACTTTAATCTCGTCAGGCTTTATGGGTTTTGCTTCGAGTCAAGTTTAAGAGCTCTTGTATACGAATTTATGGTCAACGGCTCCCTGGATAATCACTTGTTTAAAGCAAGCAAAGGACCCATTATAGGGTTTGAGCAGCTCTACGAGATTGGTCTGGGAACTGCAAGAGGCATCGCTTACTTGCATGAAGAATGTCCTCAAAGAATCGTTCATTATGATATCAAACCAGGAAACATACTTTTGGATTCAAAGTTCTGTGCAAAAGTGGCGGATTTCGGTTTAGCTAAACTCTGCAACAGGGATAACACTCATATAACAATGACAGGAGGACGTGGTACTCCCGGATACGCCGCCCCCGAACTCTGGCTACCTCTCCCGGTTTCACACAAATGTGATGTTTATAGTTTCGGTATGCTACTCTTTGAGATCATCGGAAGAAGGAGGAACATGGACGTGAGACTTGCAGATAGTCAACAATGGTTTCCAATATGGGTGTGGGGGAAATACGAAAAGAAAGAGTTGAAGGATTTGATGATGGTTTGTGCGATTGAGGAGAAGGATCATGAAGCTGTTGAGAGGATGCTTAAGGTAGCACTTTGTTGCGTTCAGTATAGACCAGAGACTCGGCCGGTGATGAGCATCGTTGTGAAAATGTTGGAAGGTGCATTACCGGTGCCGGAGCCTTTAAATCCGTTTTCGTATCTGTTCTCAGGTGTTAATGAAGTTGATGATTCTTTGGCTCGATTGGCTTGGAATGATGGTGGTTCCGATTGGTCTTCGTCTGATGTTAACACCAAGTCTACTGTAGTTGCAGGTACACCTCTGATGAAGAGACATGAGATCACAATGGCATCGGAGTAA